A DNA window from Pseudomonas sp. GD03919 contains the following coding sequences:
- a CDS encoding GGDEF domain-containing protein, translating to MSDDAQRWKDKYLSSLEQQEKLERRWELRLDLLRRGLVRSSLAAEGADKAVDQCMQEMREILRRDDMDAALGGLIPRLEKAVLDSEQRRQQRAGEAAMALAGLIEQLQRLQPPREVRKALKSLGKQLQDATSHQYLLPALLSQLSNLQGQALTVLQSPVQEQPGLLQRLFGTRTESSDDEQSNAQAADDVAEQASTPETSAPAALAPVSQSPASAAVLTREPAPRPLPDAPPVLDSLPLPPGLLPQQEPGDSPFSLPSSEPGYSAVAPHIAGSLRKLLDELELPARHQPQGEALRLRLQGNLNWYELVPVLDDLAVLVLAVSDSGQREFAGYLKQLNERLAVFIGTLNAASEGYSASLESTRSFNQQLRDQVSDLQSSVQEASDLESLKQALEQRLEGLLQSVSNHQRQRDSSEAEVAERLQGLVRRVAEMEQEAQQFREHIEEQRQKSLLDPLTGLPNRAAWIERLELEVARRQRYGGQLLLAALDIDHFKRINDGYGHLAGDRVLKIIAGELSKRLRKTDFMARFGGEEFVLLIPATPLAGGVQLLETLRAAIEACPFHFKGEPVTITLSAGIAEFRDGETPEAAFERADQALYRAKGAGRNRIEQA from the coding sequence ATGAGCGATGACGCGCAACGCTGGAAAGACAAGTACCTGAGCAGCCTTGAGCAGCAGGAAAAGCTTGAGCGCCGTTGGGAGTTGCGCCTGGATCTGCTGCGCCGTGGCCTGGTGCGCAGCAGTCTGGCGGCCGAGGGTGCGGACAAGGCGGTTGATCAGTGCATGCAGGAAATGCGCGAAATCCTGCGCCGCGATGATATGGACGCCGCGCTCGGCGGGCTGATCCCGCGTCTGGAAAAGGCCGTGCTGGATTCCGAGCAGCGCCGTCAGCAGCGTGCCGGTGAAGCGGCTATGGCCCTGGCCGGGCTGATCGAGCAACTGCAACGTCTGCAGCCGCCGCGTGAAGTACGCAAGGCGCTCAAGTCACTCGGCAAGCAACTGCAGGATGCCACCAGTCATCAGTATCTGTTGCCGGCTCTGCTCAGCCAGCTTAGCAATCTGCAAGGACAGGCGCTGACCGTGCTGCAAAGCCCGGTTCAGGAACAGCCCGGGTTGTTGCAGCGGCTGTTCGGTACACGCACCGAGAGCAGCGACGACGAGCAGAGCAACGCGCAGGCGGCGGATGATGTCGCTGAGCAGGCTTCTACCCCGGAGACCTCGGCGCCCGCAGCGCTGGCGCCGGTCAGTCAGTCGCCTGCCAGTGCCGCTGTGCTGACTCGCGAGCCGGCTCCGCGCCCGTTACCTGACGCCCCTCCTGTGCTCGACAGTTTGCCGCTGCCGCCTGGCCTGTTGCCGCAGCAGGAGCCGGGTGACAGCCCGTTTTCCCTGCCCAGCAGTGAGCCTGGGTACAGTGCGGTAGCCCCGCACATCGCCGGCAGCTTGCGCAAGCTGCTGGATGAGCTCGAGCTGCCGGCGCGCCACCAGCCGCAAGGCGAAGCCCTGCGCCTGCGCCTGCAAGGCAACCTCAACTGGTATGAGCTGGTGCCGGTGCTCGATGACCTGGCCGTGCTGGTGTTGGCGGTCAGTGACAGCGGTCAGCGTGAGTTTGCCGGTTATCTCAAGCAGCTCAACGAGCGCCTGGCCGTCTTTATCGGCACACTCAATGCCGCTAGCGAGGGTTACAGCGCATCGCTGGAAAGTACGCGCAGCTTCAACCAGCAACTGCGTGATCAGGTCAGTGACCTGCAAAGCAGCGTGCAGGAAGCATCCGATCTGGAATCCCTCAAACAAGCGCTGGAGCAGCGTCTGGAAGGCCTGCTGCAGAGTGTCAGCAATCATCAGCGCCAGCGCGACAGCAGTGAAGCAGAGGTGGCCGAGCGTCTGCAGGGGCTGGTCAGGCGTGTCGCCGAGATGGAGCAGGAGGCGCAGCAGTTCCGCGAGCATATCGAGGAGCAGCGGCAGAAATCCTTGCTCGACCCGCTTACCGGGCTGCCCAACCGTGCGGCCTGGATCGAGCGGCTGGAGCTGGAAGTTGCCCGGCGCCAGCGCTATGGCGGGCAGTTGCTGCTGGCGGCGCTGGATATCGATCACTTCAAGCGCATCAACGATGGCTATGGTCACCTGGCCGGTGATCGGGTGCTGAAGATCATCGCCGGCGAGCTCAGCAAGCGTTTGCGCAAGACCGATTTCATGGCCCGCTTCGGTGGTGAGGAGTTCGTCCTGCTGATTCCGGCAACGCCATTGGCGGGTGGCGTACAACTGCTGGAAACCCTGCGCGCGGCAATCGAGGCCTGCCCGTTCCATTTCAAGGGCGAGCCGGTGACCATTACCCTTTCTGCCGGTATCGCCGAGTTTCGCGATGGCGAAACGCCCGAAGCGGCCTTCGAGCGTGCCGATCAGGCGCTGTATCGCGCCAAGGGCGCCGGGCGTAACCGCATCGAACAGGCCTGA
- a CDS encoding MarC family protein: protein MDIFSIAVLIFLVTDPFGNIAIYIAALKNVEPRRRLWIAARELLFALALLLLFLTFGDKFLSSLGLSREATAIAGAIILFVIAMRLIFPSPQGLLGDVPDGEPILVPLATPAVAGPSALAVLMTLRNTHTGPLWELYLALILAWAATAFILLQASFLQRFLGNRGLMAVERLMGMLLIMLSVDMLLDNLQSVFGHA from the coding sequence ATGGACATTTTCAGCATCGCCGTGCTGATCTTTTTGGTCACCGACCCATTTGGCAATATCGCCATCTACATCGCCGCGCTGAAGAACGTCGAGCCGCGTCGCCGCCTGTGGATCGCCGCGCGCGAGCTGCTGTTCGCCCTTGCCCTGCTGCTGCTGTTCCTCACCTTTGGTGACAAATTCCTCAGCAGCCTCGGGCTGTCACGCGAGGCAACGGCGATTGCCGGCGCTATCATCCTGTTCGTCATCGCCATGCGCCTGATTTTCCCCAGCCCGCAAGGCCTGCTCGGTGATGTACCGGACGGTGAGCCGATACTGGTGCCGCTGGCTACACCGGCGGTCGCCGGGCCTTCGGCCCTGGCGGTGCTGATGACCCTGCGCAACACCCACACCGGACCGCTCTGGGAACTTTACCTGGCGCTGATCCTGGCCTGGGCGGCGACGGCATTCATCCTGTTGCAGGCGTCATTCCTGCAGCGTTTTCTCGGTAATCGCGGGTTGATGGCGGTGGAACGATTGATGGGCATGCTGCTGATCATGCTCAGCGTCGACATGCTGCTGGATAACCTGCAGAGCGTATTCGGTCACGCATGA
- a CDS encoding N-acetylmuramoyl-L-alanine amidase: MKSLCLALALVLLAGCSAGLRIDDSHTATGQNSRVQYVVLHYTSADLQRSLELLTQTEVSSHYLIGDAPPTVYRLVDENRRAWHVGVSEWKGRTWLNSTTIGIELVNQGYYQTPAGRYWQPFSPQQIDTLIVLLKDIVQRHQLPLGSIIAHSDVAPQRKVDPGPLFPWKRLADEGLVPWPNEDAVARQQALFSTSLPSVQWFQEQLAQQGYTVPQHGELDEATRNVIAAFQMKYRPANHDGQPDAETAARLLVLNLQAAG; encoded by the coding sequence ATGAAATCTCTTTGCCTTGCCCTTGCCCTCGTTCTGCTTGCCGGTTGTAGCGCTGGCTTGCGTATCGATGACAGCCACACCGCGACGGGCCAGAACAGCCGCGTGCAGTACGTCGTGCTGCATTACACCTCCGCTGATCTGCAGCGTTCGCTCGAGCTGCTGACGCAGACCGAGGTGAGCAGCCACTACCTGATCGGCGATGCACCGCCGACCGTCTATCGTCTGGTCGATGAGAACCGTCGCGCCTGGCATGTCGGCGTCAGTGAGTGGAAGGGCCGCACCTGGCTCAATAGCACCACGATCGGCATCGAGCTGGTCAACCAGGGCTACTACCAGACGCCGGCCGGGCGTTACTGGCAGCCGTTCTCGCCGCAGCAGATCGATACCCTGATCGTGCTGCTCAAGGACATCGTCCAGCGCCACCAACTGCCGTTGGGTTCGATCATCGCGCACAGTGATGTGGCGCCGCAGCGCAAGGTCGATCCGGGCCCGCTGTTCCCCTGGAAGCGTCTGGCCGACGAAGGGCTGGTCCCCTGGCCGAACGAGGATGCCGTAGCGCGCCAACAGGCGTTGTTCAGCACCAGCCTGCCCAGCGTGCAGTGGTTCCAGGAGCAATTGGCGCAGCAGGGCTACACGGTGCCGCAGCATGGCGAGCTGGACGAAGCGACACGCAACGTCATCGCCGCCTTTCAGATGAAGTATCGCCCGGCCAATCATGACGGCCAGCCGGATGCGGAAACCGCCGCGCGCCTGCTGGTGCTCAATCTGCAGGCTGCCGGTTGA
- a CDS encoding response regulator produces MSEIDALPAKTILLVEDDHVVRGLTTEVLAEFGYDVTAQRDAASALERLRSDQHFDLLMTDIGLPGMDGRALVAAARQLRPALPVLFASGYYEQELLDEVRARDANAATDSIVKPYDFGLLAQRLNALLKQ; encoded by the coding sequence ATGAGCGAAATCGACGCCCTCCCTGCCAAGACCATCCTGCTGGTCGAGGATGATCATGTGGTGCGCGGATTGACCACGGAAGTGCTTGCAGAGTTCGGTTATGACGTGACGGCCCAACGCGACGCCGCCAGCGCGCTGGAACGGCTGCGCAGCGACCAGCATTTCGATCTGCTGATGACCGATATCGGCCTGCCTGGCATGGATGGTCGCGCCCTGGTCGCGGCGGCGCGGCAACTCAGGCCGGCTCTGCCCGTGCTGTTCGCCAGCGGCTATTACGAGCAGGAACTGCTCGACGAGGTGCGCGCACGCGACGCGAACGCAGCGACCGACAGTATCGTCAAACCCTACGACTTCGGCCTGCTGGCCCAGCGCCTGAATGCGCTGCTGAAGCAGTGA
- a CDS encoding PstS family phosphate ABC transporter substrate-binding protein, whose amino-acid sequence MKLKRLMAALTFAAAGVSAVSAVAAVDPALPTYEKTSGVSGNLSSVGSDSLANLMTLWAEEFKKNYPNVNIQIQAAGSSTAPPALTEGTANMGPMSRPMKDSEIQAFEEKYGYKPTAVPVAIDALAVFVHKDNPIKSLSIEQVDAIFSSTRLCGGDKDIKTWGDLGLTGEWAGKPLQLFGRNSVSGTYGYFKEEALCKGDFKSNVNEQPGSASVVQSISSTLNAIGYSGIGYKTSSVRAVPLSKKGGEAFEASEENALAGKFPLARFFYVYVNKAPNQPLSPLDAEFIKLVLSKQGQEVVMKDGYIPLPAKVAEKTMKELGL is encoded by the coding sequence ATGAAACTGAAGCGTTTGATGGCGGCCCTGACTTTCGCCGCCGCTGGCGTAAGCGCCGTATCTGCTGTAGCCGCCGTCGACCCGGCTCTGCCGACCTATGAAAAGACTTCCGGTGTATCGGGCAACCTGTCCAGCGTCGGTTCCGACTCGCTGGCCAACCTGATGACCCTGTGGGCAGAAGAGTTCAAGAAGAACTACCCCAACGTCAACATCCAGATCCAGGCCGCTGGTTCCTCCACTGCGCCACCTGCGCTGACCGAAGGTACCGCCAACATGGGGCCGATGAGCCGTCCGATGAAGGACAGCGAGATCCAAGCCTTCGAAGAGAAGTACGGCTACAAGCCGACCGCCGTTCCGGTTGCCATCGACGCCCTGGCCGTGTTCGTACACAAGGATAACCCGATCAAGTCGCTGTCGATCGAGCAGGTCGATGCGATTTTCTCCAGCACCCGTCTGTGCGGTGGCGACAAGGACATCAAGACCTGGGGTGACCTCGGTCTGACCGGCGAGTGGGCTGGCAAGCCGCTGCAACTGTTCGGTCGTAACTCGGTATCCGGCACCTACGGCTACTTCAAGGAAGAAGCCCTGTGCAAAGGCGACTTCAAGTCCAACGTCAACGAGCAGCCGGGTTCGGCTTCGGTTGTCCAGTCGATCTCCAGCACCCTGAACGCCATCGGTTACTCGGGCATCGGCTACAAGACCTCCAGCGTCCGCGCCGTGCCGCTGTCGAAGAAGGGCGGTGAAGCCTTCGAGGCGTCGGAAGAGAACGCTCTGGCTGGCAAGTTCCCGCTGGCTCGCTTCTTCTACGTCTACGTCAACAAGGCGCCGAACCAGCCGCTGAGCCCGCTGGATGCCGAGTTCATCAAGCTGGTGCTGTCCAAGCAGGGCCAGGAAGTCGTGATGAAGGATGGTTACATCCCGCTGCCGGCCAAGGTGGCTGAGAAGACCATGAAGGAACTGGGTCTGTAA